Proteins encoded within one genomic window of Deltaproteobacteria bacterium:
- a CDS encoding HDOD domain-containing protein: MRRHGKDNDIRDLIQILVSLIEEKDPFLKGHSERVARICVSFGKKLSLPEMEIDNLYLAGLLHDLGMVHLPQGLLRKPVDLTMEEKSLLRQHPVVAERILSKNRHLKEILPIIRQHHEAFDGTGYPDGLKGGAIHLGARILRLADTYDALISTRPQRPRMSPSDAIEEMKRGAGKAFDPDLLKEFISHLKTLSGMTEGGGAAEDEEDLRGMVMDLVEKFREGKIELPHLPRVVQEIQKVAHDPSSGVDDLVKVIERDGVISLKLISLANSSWYRRLEEIYSVRRAIPLLGFRETQGIIMAIAYRDLYEVKGVEYRVVMENLWLHSLASAFAAKAIAEDRKFKDSDRFFLMGLIHDIGKVPLLKALSETAPAESFDLSDVLSHVAEAYPLVSEETLKRWNFSDEFIHMARRQATLQTDSPLDQACLVINLASHMASWIGYGDGIDHGETELQDLEASKLLGFTPETIAKIGKEVEESVRHSAHFI, encoded by the coding sequence ATGAGAAGGCATGGCAAGGACAATGATATCAGGGATCTGATCCAGATCCTGGTTTCCCTGATAGAAGAAAAGGATCCCTTCCTTAAAGGGCATTCCGAGCGGGTGGCGCGAATCTGTGTCTCCTTTGGAAAAAAGCTCAGTCTCCCTGAAATGGAGATAGATAACCTCTACCTTGCGGGTCTCCTTCATGACCTCGGAATGGTTCATTTGCCCCAGGGTCTCCTCCGGAAGCCCGTTGATTTGACCATGGAAGAAAAGTCCCTTCTAAGGCAGCATCCCGTCGTGGCCGAGCGAATCCTTTCAAAAAACCGCCACCTGAAAGAAATACTTCCCATCATCCGCCAGCACCACGAGGCCTTTGACGGCACAGGATACCCCGACGGGCTCAAGGGTGGAGCGATTCATCTGGGTGCCCGAATCCTGAGACTGGCCGACACTTACGACGCCTTGATCTCGACCCGCCCCCAGCGCCCCAGAATGAGCCCCTCAGACGCCATCGAAGAGATGAAAAGGGGGGCTGGAAAGGCCTTTGATCCCGATCTTCTCAAGGAATTTATCTCCCACCTGAAAACCCTTTCCGGGATGACTGAAGGCGGCGGAGCCGCAGAAGACGAGGAAGATCTTCGCGGCATGGTAATGGATCTCGTGGAAAAATTCAGGGAAGGCAAAATCGAACTCCCCCACCTGCCCCGGGTCGTTCAGGAAATCCAGAAAGTGGCCCATGATCCCTCCTCTGGTGTTGACGATCTGGTCAAAGTCATTGAAAGGGACGGGGTGATTTCCTTGAAACTGATTTCCCTGGCCAACTCTTCCTGGTACCGCAGGCTCGAAGAGATATATTCCGTGCGAAGGGCCATTCCCCTCTTGGGATTTCGGGAAACTCAGGGGATTATCATGGCGATCGCTTACAGGGACCTCTATGAGGTGAAGGGGGTGGAATACAGGGTGGTGATGGAAAACCTATGGCTTCACTCCCTTGCCAGCGCCTTTGCCGCCAAGGCCATCGCCGAAGACCGGAAATTCAAAGACAGCGATAGATTCTTCCTGATGGGTCTTATACATGACATCGGAAAGGTGCCTCTCCTGAAGGCCCTCTCAGAGACCGCACCTGCTGAATCCTTCGACCTGTCCGATGTCCTCTCCCACGTCGCGGAAGCATACCCTCTGGTCAGCGAAGAAACCCTGAAACGCTGGAATTTCTCCGATGAATTCATCCACATGGCCCGCCGACAGGCCACCCTCCAGACCGATTCCCCCCTTGATCAAGCCTGCCTGGTCATCAACCTGGCCAGCCACATGGCCTCTTGGATCGGGTACGGGGACGGAATCGACCACGGGGAAACAGAGCTTCAGGATCTCGAAGCGTCCAAACTCCTGG
- a CDS encoding septal ring lytic transglycosylase RlpA family protein: MVYKVQRGDTIKKVTGLMNMNWQTLRKLNPGAVGRSSRTGRWFLKEGAVIRGEKDFQAIVHRKKEDFTTFPVPEPKVREKTEDWIEYTIKPGDTLWALAVKRFHVNVQDLIRDNGIQDPRKIRPGQTLRIRRPAYPKEQVVIASWYGKSHHGKVMANGEFFNMYGNTIAHKKLPLGTRVELVNPLTGERARAVVTDRGPYVKGRDVDLSYALARKLSLLKKGVGKLTMRIIG, translated from the coding sequence ATGGTCTACAAAGTTCAGAGGGGGGATACCATCAAAAAGGTGACCGGCCTGATGAACATGAACTGGCAGACCCTTCGCAAATTGAACCCCGGGGCCGTGGGCCGTTCTTCCAGGACTGGTCGCTGGTTTTTGAAAGAAGGCGCCGTCATAAGGGGAGAGAAGGACTTTCAGGCCATTGTGCACCGAAAAAAAGAGGATTTCACCACCTTTCCCGTTCCTGAACCGAAAGTCAGAGAGAAAACGGAGGATTGGATCGAATACACCATAAAGCCGGGGGACACCCTCTGGGCCTTGGCCGTGAAACGATTTCACGTCAATGTTCAAGATCTTATTCGCGACAACGGAATCCAGGATCCCAGGAAAATCCGGCCCGGACAGACCCTCAGGATCCGCAGGCCGGCCTATCCGAAGGAACAGGTCGTGATTGCGAGCTGGTACGGGAAGAGCCATCACGGAAAGGTCATGGCCAACGGAGAATTTTTCAACATGTATGGAAACACCATCGCCCACAAGAAACTGCCCCTGGGAACCCGGGTCGAACTGGTGAATCCTCTTACAGGTGAACGGGCCAGGGCCGTGGTTACGGACCGGGGGCCCTATGTAAAGGGCCGCGACGTTGATCTCTCTTATGCACTGGCCCGGAAATTGTCCCTTCTAAAAAAGGGGGTCGGCAAGCTCACTATGAGGATCATCGGGTAA
- a CDS encoding protein kinase: MNSSELPYSIGRYQVTQKLGRGGMGIVYLAYDPFIDRMVAVKVASTVSVQDESRLEEFRREFLNEARAAGKLLHPHIVSVYDAAVENNRCYLVMEYVDGPTLKKFCRKDTLLPIEEVVKISYQCAKALDYAHENGVIHRDIKPGNIMLSSRGEVKIADFGIALIGDPADLNSSGSLTGSASYTSPEQLRDEVITPQADLFSLGVVMFELLAGKNPFEADSDVATVYRITHDDPQPLRSLRPDIPGTLEAIVHRALEKDLKERYATAGEIATDLGNAFKHIRLPEEGVNLEKKFNALKRIDFFRDFNSMELSEILKDTQWLEYGASSTILTEGEKEDAFYIIVAGEVVVRKMGKAIAVLKQGDCFGEMACLGKVRRTASIEALTDTILMKINASIIDKTPMATQLRFYKVFTGTLIRRLAQTSRLLSQASP, translated from the coding sequence ATGAATTCATCGGAATTGCCTTACAGTATAGGCAGGTACCAGGTGACCCAGAAACTGGGAAGGGGGGGTATGGGTATTGTTTACCTGGCCTATGATCCCTTTATTGACCGGATGGTGGCGGTCAAGGTGGCCTCTACGGTTAGTGTCCAGGACGAAAGCCGACTGGAAGAGTTCCGGAGGGAATTCCTGAACGAGGCCAGGGCGGCCGGAAAATTGCTTCATCCCCACATCGTATCCGTCTATGATGCGGCGGTGGAGAACAACCGTTGTTACCTAGTCATGGAATACGTGGATGGCCCTACCCTCAAGAAATTCTGCCGCAAGGACACCTTGCTTCCCATCGAAGAGGTTGTCAAGATTTCCTACCAGTGTGCAAAGGCCCTGGACTATGCCCACGAGAACGGGGTCATACACCGGGATATCAAGCCCGGAAACATCATGCTCTCCAGCCGGGGCGAGGTCAAAATCGCTGACTTCGGAATCGCATTGATCGGGGATCCCGCCGACCTGAACAGTTCAGGAAGCCTGACCGGATCGGCCTCCTATACCTCCCCGGAGCAACTCCGCGATGAGGTCATCACCCCCCAGGCGGATCTCTTCTCTCTTGGTGTGGTGATGTTTGAACTTCTGGCGGGAAAGAATCCCTTTGAAGCGGATTCAGACGTGGCGACCGTCTATCGTATTACCCATGACGATCCTCAACCCCTCAGATCTCTGCGGCCCGATATCCCCGGGACTCTGGAGGCCATCGTCCACCGTGCCTTGGAGAAGGACTTGAAGGAGAGGTACGCCACGGCAGGAGAGATCGCTACGGACCTGGGAAATGCCTTCAAACACATCCGTCTCCCAGAGGAAGGGGTAAATCTCGAGAAAAAATTCAATGCCTTAAAAAGGATTGATTTTTTCAGGGACTTCAATTCCATGGAATTGAGTGAGATCCTGAAAGATACCCAGTGGCTCGAATACGGCGCATCTTCCACGATCCTCACCGAGGGGGAAAAGGAGGACGCCTTCTATATCATCGTGGCTGGAGAAGTGGTGGTAAGAAAGATGGGCAAGGCCATCGCCGTTCTCAAGCAGGGAGACTGTTTCGGGGAAATGGCTTGCCTGGGAAAGGTCCGGAGGACCGCTTCCATCGAGGCGCTCACAGACACCATCCTGATGAAGATAAACGCCTCCATCATCGACAAGACCCCCATGGCCACACAGCTCCGCTTCTACAAGGTCTTCACCGGCACCCTTATCCGCCGATTGGCTCAGACGAGCAGACTCCTCTCCCAGGCCTCTCCCTAA
- a CDS encoding glycine zipper 2TM domain-containing protein, translating into MKKLWTLVIVLSVVFILTGCATVPQDRYNTQKGAAIGAGVGAIGGQIIGGNTESTLIGAAVGTLLGAIVGNAVDQSYQASREAALTNKRVVYYDNQGGAVEAIPGPVNQSTKCRKVTKRVWKNGKLISETVEEICEGQKTTTEY; encoded by the coding sequence ATGAAAAAACTTTGGACCCTCGTGATCGTGCTCTCTGTTGTTTTCATCCTTACAGGCTGCGCCACCGTACCTCAGGATCGGTACAATACCCAGAAGGGCGCGGCCATCGGCGCGGGTGTCGGCGCTATCGGCGGGCAGATCATCGGGGGGAATACGGAATCGACCCTTATCGGAGCGGCCGTGGGCACCTTGCTCGGCGCCATCGTGGGTAATGCCGTGGACCAATCATACCAGGCGAGCCGGGAAGCCGCCCTGACCAACAAGAGAGTCGTTTATTACGACAATCAGGGCGGGGCCGTGGAGGCCATCCCCGGCCCGGTGAATCAAAGCACCAAGTGCCGGAAGGTCACAAAGAGGGTTTGGAAAAACGGAAAGCTGATCAGTGAAACGGTCGAGGAAATCTGCGAAGGGCAGAAAACCACGACAGAGTATTGA
- a CDS encoding DUF89 family protein, translating into MLIKPDCIPCVLRMSVTAMRALKLDETRMRSLYRRIAELPGLRGEDWNVVSPALIEGVMKIIMKAADSPDPFSLLKWKQNKRVLEVEPHIRSLIHEDADPLFGAIKLAILGNRIDLMVSENPTDFLDWIKAQLQVPVSRQAYADFKERLGRSELLVYLGDNSGEIVFDKLLIEILRAQYPLEVIFVVRSIPTMNDVTLTEAEDAGITVVAQVVENGIMGPFPGTSLKRCSGELRDLLERADIIVSKGGGNFDSLGEETASVTEKTTFMLLSKCLPYCNLFGTGLFDPVLFHIP; encoded by the coding sequence ATGCTTATCAAGCCGGATTGCATCCCCTGTGTGTTGCGGATGTCCGTAACGGCGATGAGAGCCCTCAAGCTGGATGAAACCAGGATGCGGAGCCTTTACCGGAGAATCGCGGAACTTCCCGGACTCCGGGGTGAAGACTGGAACGTGGTCAGTCCCGCCCTCATCGAAGGGGTGATGAAGATCATCATGAAGGCTGCGGACAGCCCGGATCCCTTTTCCTTGCTCAAGTGGAAGCAAAACAAGCGGGTACTCGAGGTAGAGCCCCATATCAGGTCCCTTATTCATGAGGATGCGGATCCCCTCTTCGGGGCCATCAAGCTTGCCATCCTGGGAAACAGGATCGACCTCATGGTTTCGGAAAACCCCACGGATTTCCTGGACTGGATCAAGGCCCAACTCCAGGTCCCCGTCTCCCGGCAGGCCTATGCCGACTTCAAGGAACGCCTCGGAAGATCGGAACTCCTGGTCTACCTCGGGGACAACTCGGGGGAAATCGTTTTCGACAAGCTTCTCATCGAGATCCTCCGGGCCCAGTATCCCCTTGAAGTGATCTTCGTCGTGAGAAGCATCCCCACGATGAACGACGTGACCCTAACCGAGGCGGAAGATGCGGGAATCACGGTTGTCGCACAGGTGGTGGAAAACGGAATTATGGGCCCCTTTCCCGGAACCTCCCTCAAGCGGTGTTCCGGCGAGCTGAGGGATCTCCTTGAGCGTGCCGATATCATCGTGTCCAAGGGAGGGGGCAACTTCGATTCCCTGGGAGAAGAAACCGCGTCCGTCACCGAAAAAACCACGTTCATGCTCCTCTCCAAATGCCTGCCCTATTGCAACCTATTCGGCACGGGCCTCTTTGATCCCGTACTCTTTCACATCCCCTGA
- a CDS encoding PEP/pyruvate-binding domain-containing protein: protein MGQKWLYRLSELRSEHNDLVGKKCANLGEMTHLGMKVPPGFAVSVDGYERFMEETGAGDEIRRYVTENQGKLNKVEKQIEASRFIRGVIESKKMPEDMKRELWDYYDELCEQVGQENTAVATRSSGAVSMPGQMETYLNVRGKGQLARKVIQVWGSAFTTRAIAFRIEKGMEMEKAPIGVAVLKMVNAKSAGVALTVQPTTGDLSKIVVEGNWGLGESVVSGEITPDTFIIDKETGRVHSTINRKTKMVVYTQDGTGTARVPAEMVEKPCLEKEELEEIARIAKRVEAHFGVPQDMEWVIDLDLPFPDNLFWVQTRPAKYSKKKEKNSEYLAELMTRVFKMG, encoded by the coding sequence ATGGGACAGAAATGGCTCTATCGGCTAAGTGAACTCCGAAGCGAACACAACGATCTTGTCGGCAAAAAATGCGCCAACCTGGGAGAGATGACCCACTTGGGGATGAAGGTACCCCCGGGATTCGCCGTCTCCGTAGACGGATATGAGCGTTTTATGGAGGAAACCGGGGCCGGGGACGAGATCAGGCGGTACGTCACCGAAAACCAGGGAAAATTGAACAAGGTGGAAAAGCAAATCGAGGCCAGCCGATTCATCAGGGGGGTTATTGAATCCAAGAAGATGCCCGAAGATATGAAACGGGAACTCTGGGACTACTATGACGAACTCTGCGAACAGGTCGGCCAGGAAAATACAGCCGTCGCTACCCGTTCGAGCGGCGCGGTGAGCATGCCGGGGCAGATGGAAACCTACCTGAACGTGAGGGGCAAGGGCCAACTCGCGCGGAAGGTGATCCAGGTCTGGGGAAGTGCTTTCACCACCCGGGCCATCGCCTTCCGGATCGAAAAGGGCATGGAGATGGAGAAGGCGCCCATCGGGGTGGCCGTCCTCAAAATGGTCAACGCCAAGTCCGCCGGGGTCGCGCTCACGGTCCAGCCCACCACAGGGGATCTTTCCAAGATCGTGGTGGAGGGGAACTGGGGCCTCGGGGAGAGCGTGGTAAGCGGGGAGATCACCCCTGACACCTTTATCATCGACAAGGAGACGGGCCGGGTCCACAGTACCATTAACCGGAAGACCAAGATGGTGGTCTATACCCAGGACGGAACCGGCACGGCAAGGGTGCCGGCGGAAATGGTCGAGAAGCCCTGCCTGGAAAAAGAAGAACTGGAAGAGATCGCACGTATCGCGAAAAGGGTCGAGGCCCATTTCGGCGTTCCCCAGGACATGGAATGGGTCATTGACCTCGATCTTCCCTTCCCGGATAATCTCTTCTGGGTCCAGACGCGGCCCGCGAAGTATTCGAAGAAAAAAGAAAAGAACTCCGAATACCTGGCGGAACTCATGACGCGTGTATTCAAGATGGGATGA
- a CDS encoding phosphoenolpyruvate-utilizing protein, translating to MKVYDVVPGLEFDPENDFEQSPAWFLDGTHSVPPWTPMFGWFWINFCRHGMQYGAEKLSLPTVKGWDWRFHNGGGYLTLLLVKSEEERQRREAKFREAILPFIEDYDGLWQGFLKEILERYENLKKLDLEKASNIELLENFEETINTCRRMWEIHMYMMYGTYTAYILFENMCRDLAGIDDTSPVFHKLVSGFDNKVFQVDRRLWEFSKRAREEGLTEEFLQSEPEQIQERLESTEKGRAFMEDFMAFMNEDGWRMQRMSEINLPTWVEDPAPALANVKQFLLKGGDFNLDEERKKLTEEREAAEREVLEKVSPEQRGWFEQLMRLAQKSGVFSEEHDHYLDLYTHAMMRRSALGIGRRFVSAGTIDHHEDIFFLIPDEVRRAAINPDQFNLRYIVDRRKAEWEEWKKNPNPPAFLKEGFDLDQAMGVLVQSNDPIALKVVVGSMPQVRPELKADLYGTCGSPGVAEGPARVIMNEDELHLVKEGDILVAASTSPSWTPIFSMIKGVVVDRGASLSHAAIVGREYGIPVVMNVFEGTVKIKSGQRIKVDANLGTVYILDKEK from the coding sequence ATGAAGGTTTACGATGTGGTCCCGGGCTTGGAATTTGATCCCGAAAACGATTTCGAGCAATCTCCGGCCTGGTTCCTGGACGGCACTCATTCCGTGCCGCCCTGGACGCCCATGTTCGGATGGTTCTGGATCAATTTCTGCCGTCATGGCATGCAATACGGCGCCGAGAAGTTGAGCCTCCCCACCGTGAAGGGATGGGATTGGCGCTTTCACAATGGAGGGGGATACCTGACGCTCCTGCTGGTCAAAAGCGAAGAGGAGCGGCAGAGGAGAGAAGCCAAGTTCCGCGAAGCCATTCTTCCCTTCATCGAAGACTATGATGGGCTGTGGCAGGGTTTCCTGAAGGAAATCCTCGAAAGATACGAGAACCTAAAAAAATTGGATCTTGAGAAGGCGAGCAACATCGAATTGCTGGAAAACTTCGAGGAGACCATCAATACCTGCCGCCGAATGTGGGAAATTCACATGTACATGATGTACGGGACCTACACGGCCTATATCCTCTTCGAAAACATGTGCCGCGACCTTGCGGGAATCGATGACACTTCCCCGGTGTTTCACAAGCTTGTCTCTGGCTTCGACAACAAGGTCTTCCAGGTGGATCGGCGCTTGTGGGAGTTCTCGAAGCGTGCGAGAGAAGAAGGCCTGACGGAAGAGTTCCTGCAAAGCGAACCGGAACAGATCCAAGAACGACTCGAGAGTACGGAGAAGGGCCGGGCCTTCATGGAAGACTTCATGGCCTTCATGAACGAGGACGGCTGGAGGATGCAACGCATGTCGGAGATCAACCTGCCCACGTGGGTGGAAGACCCCGCCCCGGCCCTTGCGAATGTGAAGCAGTTTTTGCTGAAGGGCGGAGACTTCAACCTGGATGAAGAACGCAAAAAGCTTACCGAGGAGCGGGAAGCGGCCGAAAGGGAAGTCCTCGAAAAGGTATCGCCTGAACAACGCGGGTGGTTCGAACAATTGATGCGTTTGGCCCAGAAGAGCGGGGTGTTCAGCGAGGAACACGATCATTACCTGGACCTTTACACCCATGCCATGATGAGAAGAAGCGCCCTGGGTATCGGGCGGCGGTTCGTTTCGGCGGGTACCATCGATCATCACGAGGATATCTTTTTCCTCATTCCCGACGAGGTTCGAAGGGCCGCCATCAATCCCGACCAGTTCAACCTGCGCTATATCGTGGACCGCCGCAAGGCCGAATGGGAGGAATGGAAAAAGAACCCCAATCCCCCGGCCTTTCTCAAGGAAGGATTCGATCTGGACCAGGCCATGGGGGTACTCGTCCAATCCAACGATCCCATCGCCCTGAAGGTCGTGGTGGGCTCCATGCCCCAGGTTCGCCCGGAACTCAAGGCCGACCTTTACGGAACCTGCGGATCCCCGGGAGTGGCGGAGGGACCGGCCCGGGTCATCATGAACGAGGACGAACTTCACCTCGTCAAGGAAGGCGACATTCTGGTGGCCGCCAGCACCTCTCCCAGTTGGACTCCCATCTTTTCGATGATCAAGGGCGTGGTGGTGGACCGTGGGGCCAGCCTTTCCCACGCGGCCATCGTGGGCAGGGAATATGGTATCCCCGTGGTCATGAACGTTTTCGAGGGAACGGTGAAGATCAAATCGGGGCAGAGAATCAAGGTGGATGCCAACCTGGGAACCGTCTATATTCTTGACAAGGAAAAGTAA
- a CDS encoding aldehyde ferredoxin oxidoreductase family protein, protein MSTFAGKLLRINLSASTFKEEEIPSRHLEKYLSARGLGSKYLYDEIAPGIDPLGPRNKLIMSIGVLGCTGIQGFSKWAVSSKSPLTGTIFRSIAGGNFGPWMKHAGYDLMIIEGAAEKATYLFIDESGPRFMDARDLAGLDTRRTQLLLKKRHGPGTESACIGPAGEKGIRYAVIASGERTASRGGLGTVMGAKNLKAVAIKVPAKRYVPHDADRFRILLEKQIEILKRHPRRENMNTLGTPYITTVVDNLGILPVRNFQEGSIENIEEISGQKFFRLKKAKAGCYLCMTRCGGMRDVATGPLEGTRIDGPEYESIYAFGPLLGITDKSFIIDANALCDYYGIDTISTGVCLAFAFELFERGILTPLQTGGLTLTWGDRRAAFTLIERIGKGEGIGQILGQGVLRAAVELGEGAEPFAMHIKGLELPGYDPRGVKGYALSMATSNIGGSHMYGRPRDELSGKVDPYTEKGKGADIARVQMEQAVEDSLIACTFGNTGLNLEMYAEYLEAATGLESLGDPENLLRAGERILCIERCFNVREGFRRRDDTLPERMTAEPLKNAGPATGQRVENLEGLLDEYYRDLGYTREGIPSKERLEALGIPEVLADMEKAL, encoded by the coding sequence ATGAGCACATTCGCAGGAAAACTGCTGAGGATCAACCTGTCGGCATCCACCTTCAAGGAAGAAGAAATTCCATCGCGACATCTCGAGAAATACCTGTCGGCAAGGGGGCTAGGCTCTAAATACCTTTACGACGAAATCGCCCCCGGAATCGATCCACTCGGCCCGAGGAACAAGCTCATCATGTCCATAGGCGTCCTGGGCTGCACGGGGATCCAGGGTTTCTCAAAATGGGCCGTGAGTTCGAAGAGCCCCCTCACGGGGACCATCTTCCGGTCCATCGCGGGCGGAAATTTCGGGCCCTGGATGAAGCATGCAGGCTACGACCTGATGATCATCGAGGGAGCGGCGGAGAAGGCCACTTACCTCTTCATCGACGAGAGCGGCCCTCGGTTCATGGACGCCCGGGACCTGGCGGGACTGGACACCAGGCGCACCCAGCTCCTGCTTAAGAAAAGGCACGGGCCGGGCACCGAGTCCGCCTGTATCGGACCAGCAGGGGAGAAAGGGATCCGCTACGCCGTGATCGCATCGGGGGAGCGCACCGCCTCCCGTGGAGGCCTTGGAACCGTCATGGGAGCCAAAAACCTGAAGGCCGTGGCCATCAAAGTGCCTGCAAAAAGATACGTTCCCCATGATGCGGACCGCTTCCGAATCCTTCTGGAGAAGCAGATAGAAATTCTGAAAAGGCACCCCAGAAGAGAAAACATGAATACCCTAGGGACCCCTTACATCACGACCGTCGTGGATAATCTGGGAATTCTGCCGGTTAGAAACTTCCAGGAGGGAAGCATTGAGAACATCGAAGAAATCTCGGGGCAGAAGTTCTTCCGGTTGAAAAAGGCCAAGGCGGGCTGTTACCTCTGCATGACCCGTTGCGGCGGAATGAGGGATGTCGCCACCGGCCCCTTGGAGGGAACCCGGATCGACGGACCGGAATACGAATCCATTTACGCCTTCGGGCCTCTGTTGGGCATCACGGACAAGTCCTTCATCATAGACGCCAATGCCCTTTGTGATTACTACGGCATTGATACTATCAGCACCGGTGTCTGCCTGGCCTTCGCCTTCGAACTCTTTGAAAGAGGCATCCTCACTCCCCTGCAGACCGGCGGCCTGACCCTCACCTGGGGGGACCGGAGGGCGGCCTTCACCTTGATTGAACGGATCGGCAAGGGGGAGGGAATCGGACAAATCCTGGGACAAGGGGTCCTGAGGGCCGCCGTTGAGCTCGGAGAGGGAGCCGAACCCTTTGCCATGCACATCAAGGGCCTGGAGCTTCCGGGGTACGATCCAAGGGGTGTCAAGGGATACGCCCTCAGCATGGCCACATCCAATATCGGAGGCAGTCACATGTACGGCCGGCCCAGGGATGAACTCTCCGGAAAGGTCGACCCTTACACGGAAAAAGGAAAGGGAGCGGATATCGCAAGGGTCCAGATGGAACAGGCCGTCGAGGACTCCCTTATCGCCTGCACCTTTGGAAACACGGGGTTGAACCTCGAGATGTACGCCGAATACCTCGAGGCCGCTACAGGCCTTGAATCCCTTGGGGATCCGGAAAATCTCCTTCGGGCGGGGGAGCGGATTCTATGTATCGAGAGGTGCTTCAACGTGCGGGAAGGGTTCAGGAGGAGGGACGACACCCTTCCTGAACGGATGACGGCCGAGCCCTTAAAGAACGCCGGACCGGCGACGGGCCAGAGGGTGGAAAATCTTGAGGGCCTGCTCGATGAATATTACCGAGACCTCGGTTACACTCGAGAAGGGATACCTTCCAAAGAACGGCTTGAAGCCCTGGGAATTCCCGAAGTCCTGGCAGACATGGAAAAGGCCCTTTGA